The DNA region CCCTTATTGGTTGGATTTACTTTGGAAAAGGATATGCTTCATTTAAATCAAAAGTTTTTTCGTTTTATCGAGATAAAGATATTATAAAATCTATTATAAACTTAGGCATGTCTTCTTTCATTATGAGTTTTATGAACTTGGTGCAAGCAGTTGTTGTTTTTAATGCACTGTCTAAATATGGTACAGTAGCAGATGTAGCATTTTATGGTTCAGTATATCGTGTATTTACATTCTTACTTACACCAATTTTTGGATTAATGCGTGCATTACAACCAGTAGCAGGTATTAATTATGGTGCAAAACAATATGAACGTGTTATTAGTTCCTTTAAAATATTTATAGTTACCTCTACTGTATTGACATTACCTTTTTGGATTGTTTCTATGATGTCTCCTAATTTTATTTTAGGATTAATATTACCAAATCAAACATTTGTAGGAACCCAGTTAACATATTTCCGAATTTATATGGCTATATTACCATTATTATCAACAACTTTTATGGCAATGACATTTTTCCCTGCTATAGATAAAGGTAGACCAGCAGCTGTAATCGGAATTGTGAGACAGTTAATTTTCTATATACCAGTAATGCTAATTTTACCTAAAATGATTGGGGTTTCTGGTGTTTATTATGGAACATTTGCAATCGATTCAGTTATTGTGTTGTGTACTATTATTATGATAAAAAAAGAATTTAATATATTAAGATCAAAGGATGCCTATACACACTTTCAAATATAG from Alkaliphilus flagellatus includes:
- a CDS encoding MATE family efflux transporter, translated to MSEAMTNQKERQKQFILSNNMWKVMFELSWPAVIAMVLYGLNSVIDAIFVGRFIGETALAGVSIAYPLSQISVGLGSLIGVGAGSALSIALGSKDKRTQERLLGNVNYLSLITTVFYIVLGLIFSTQLVKVMGGEGEALALGDSYFRITILGSFFWIYGLAGNMIVRAEGKMKSAAIMMGIGLVVNIIANYIFIVAFDLGVEGAAWGTNIGMFVYTLIGWIYFGKGYASFKSKVFSFYRDKDIIKSIINLGMSSFIMSFMNLVQAVVVFNALSKYGTVADVAFYGSVYRVFTFLLTPIFGLMRALQPVAGINYGAKQYERVISSFKIFIVTSTVLTLPFWIVSMMSPNFILGLILPNQTFVGTQLTYFRIYMAILPLLSTTFMAMTFFPAIDKGRPAAVIGIVRQLIFYIPVMLILPKMIGVSGVYYGTFAIDSVIVLCTIIMIKKEFNILRSKDAYTHFQI